The genome window CGGGAGAAAAAGTAATTCGTAAAGGTTGGGGCGGTGCCGAATTGTATGTGAAGGTTGTTGGACAAAGCGAACATGATGGCGAGGCTTTGAATCCTTATTTTTTAATTAATGTACGTGGTGAGGGCTATACAATGTTCACACCGACAGTCTGTGATTTATTAGCGGAAGATTGGGTAATTGTCAATTAATCGAAAGAGCCATCTCAAATGAGGTGGTTTCTTTGTTTTTTGGGGAGAGATATATATGAAGTTTGAAGAATATAACAGTAAAACGGTATTTGTAACGGGGGCTGCTTCAGGTATTGGTCAAGCCCAAGCTATTGCATTTTTAGAAAATGGGGCGAGTGTATTCGGGTTTGATTTAGATGAGCAAGGGTTAGTAAATCTACATAACCAATTTCCTGAACAATTTGCCTATACAGTAGGTAGTGTATGTAATAAGAACGATGTAGAGCACGCATTTGAAGCTGCGATTTCTATATTTAAGCAAGTAGATATTTTATTAAATACCGCAGGCGTTTTAGATGGCTTCGCAAAAACGCTCAATACAGATGAGGCACTTTGGGATAAAATTATGAATACCAATGTAAAGGGTACATTTTTTGTGACAAATACGATATTACCCCATATGGTAAAAAGAAAATCAGGCGTAATTATTAATATGGCATCTATTGCAGGGCTTGTTGCAGGCGGTGGTGGTGCGGCGTATACAGCGTCTAAACATGCGATTGTTGGCTATACGAAGCAGTTAGACTTAGATTATTGTCGGGAAGGAATTCGTGCCAATGCTATTGCACCTGGAGCCATTCAAACACCGATGAACAAGGCAGACTTTGAAGGCGATGGAGAAATGGCCAAATGGGTCGCTAATGAAACACCTGCTGGACGCTGGGCACAACCAAGTGAAGTGGCGAGTTTAACACTTTATTTGGCTAGTCAATCAGCTGATTATATGCACGGTACAATTATCCCGATTGATGGCGGCTGGCTTACTAAATAGTGTTGTTCAATCGTAAATTCTTCTGCTATAATACGCAAGTAAGCAAAATTTCGCTTGCACTACGGCACTTCAGATAGGGCGAAAAGCTCTCTTCCTTTGGTCGTAGTTATTACTAAAATAGCCGATATGCTATTTTACAAAGGAGAATAAAATTGAATACATCTATTGTAAAAGATTCAAGCCGTACTTCTGTAATCGAACTTACAAAGACGGCACTTGTTGCAGCTTTATATGTGGCTGTAACCGTTTTATTGTCAGTCATTAGTTTTGGGGCAGTTCAACTTCGTTTGTCGGAGATGTTCAACTACCTGGCCCTATACAACAAGCGCTATGTAGTAGCCGTGACTCTAGGAGTAGTACTCGCAAATTTCATGTCACCAACGTGGATATTAGATGTACCCATTGGTGGAATTGCGACATTTCTCGTTTTAATTCTTTGTCGAAGAGTAACGAAAAATATAACAAATGATATTGTAAAAATGGTTATAACTGCATTGATTTTTGCTATATCAATGTTCACCGTTGCAGGACAATTAACAATCCTCTATGATCTTCCGTTTTGGGCAACTTGGTTTACGGTAGGGGTTGGAGAATTACTGTCCATGACTGTTGGTGGTATGACTATTTATTTATTAAATAAAAAAATTGATTTGACGAAATGATTTAATGCAATCTGACCCATCGCCTCGATTAATGGCACCGCAAAAGTATTGAGTATAGAACAGCTCCAGCCATCTTGGCCGAATTCATAGCTCAAATACCTCCGTCTGGGTCAGAGCAAATTTGAGCTTCACATTGCGAGGAATATCGTATTTTTTCATACTCTCCTTGTAGACATTCCGCTGAACACCATATAATCTTCTTTGTCCGGATTCTGTATGCCATATTCCAGCATAAGATCTGGGCTACGATTCTCCACTATAGCGTACTTTATTATTGTACAGCTACATGATTACCCTATACCAATTTAGACCAGTCTTCATAGAAACATTTCGGAAGACAGTGACGGATAGAACTCTCAAAGTACAAATGCGCTATGCTAAACACAGCAAAAAGGGACTCCATCTTATGGTCGGTGAAGCACCATTAAGGGAGTCCCTTCTGTGAAGAAGTATTGCTTATCTCTTAAGATTGAGTGTCAGATGGGGCAGACTTTACCTCTTCTGCCGGAGTATCATCTTGTTTAGACTGAAGTATGAACTGAGTAGACGGTAAAGATAACATATTTAAACTTCCATTTCCCGATTTGGCTACGGTCATTACTATAGCTTGATAAGTAGTATCACTATTGATTTTAATTCCAAATGCATCAAACATCTTTATAGATGCACCATTAGTATTTTCGTTCGACTTGAATGAGGTGTAATTCTGTGGATTGACCTTATTCGCATCAGACAACTTGAAGTTTCCTACTTTATCTGCTGGAATCAAAAATACTCGATATTCTGTTACGTTGTTTTCATTGCTTACTTTATCAAAGTTAATCCGTATGTCTTCATAGGTGCCAGTATTCCCAACGGTAGAAAGACTTACATTAGTTACTGCTTCTACCGCGGCAGAATTGGTTAACGTAACTTCATTCGAAGCGCTAGACAATGTAAATGTGCCGGTTGAACTGCCTTTTCCAACTGACAATACGTAAACGTTATACTGCGTACCATTAGTGATAGAATTCCCATCTATATCCGTTGCCTTAACGTTAAGAACCTGGCTAGTACTGCTGCCAGAAGTACTTATGGTAGTATAGTTTGGAAATTGGATGTTGCTTGCTATTGAAGTATTGAATGGTTTATTTTTAGGTACTACCATAATTCGATATTCGCTTATGTTCGATGCATCAGATGCATGATTGAACGATACCTGTAAATCTCGGCCATCTCCAAAATCATTTACATCGCTTGCAGTAACATTGCTGACCGCTTGAACGGCTTTGTTTTTAGTAAGCGTAATCGCCGACGAAGCAGAAGAAAGAGCATTGGCGCTTGAAGAATTTCCATTCGCTACAGTTAGTACATAGACACGATAGCCAGTGCCTTCTTTAATGTTTTCGCCGCGTACGTCCTTGGCACTTTCCAATGTCCTAGTTACCGTTCTATTCCCGCCCCTGCTCTCGAACGTGTAATAAGAGCTGCCATTGGCTTGTGACGGGCTGAAGCTGTTGTAATATGCTGTCGGTACGACAAAAATCCGATAATGATTGACATTTGTTTCATCGGAAGGCTTCGTGAACGTTACCTGCAAATCACGACCATCTCCAAAATCGTTAACATCAGCAACAGTCAGATTGGTTACAGCTTGCACATTGTAGTTCTTATCGAGCGTAATCGTAGACGTCGGCGCGGACAGCGCATTGCTGCCGGAATAATTACCATAGCCTACTGAGAGAACATAGACTCGGTAGCTAGTACCTTCCTTGATATAATTGCCGCGCACATCCCGAGCATTCTCCGAGAGCGCCTGCCCGTAAGTGTTATTTCCTGACTTGCTCACAGTCGTATAATTGTTGCTGGATACGCTATTTGCATCCGACAGACTGAAGCTACTGTAATACGCTGTTGGTACAACCATGATGCGATAGTGACTAATATTAGACTCATCCGCCGCTTTAGTGAAAGAGACATAGAGATCACGACCGTTGCCATAATCATTCACATCGCTGGCAAAGAGATTCGATACGGCACCCACGTTGCTACTATATAGCGTAATCGCATTGGAAGCAGACGATAACCCGTTATTCCCTGAGTTCTTAGCTACGGCCATAACAAATACACGATAGTTGACCCCATTCTGAATGGCATAACCGTCTGTATCTCGTGCGCCTGAAGAGAGAACCTGAGTAATATTGTAACCCGTCTTGTTCACCTGCGTGTAATAAGAGCTGGACAGACTGTTCGTCTTCGTCAATGTGAAGTTCGAATAGTTGCTAGCTCTTACAACAAAGATTCGATAAGAGCTAATGTTGGACTCATCTGACGCTTTGTTGAAGCTAACCCGCAGATCGCGTCCATCCCCATAGTCATTGACATCATCAACTTGAGTAATAATCGGAATATTCGCTCTATTTGAACTAAGTGTTACTGAAGATGAAGCAGAAGACAGCTTATTAACAGCTGAATTTGTGTTGCTTACAGACAGAACGAACGCTGTATAAGGTACGCCGTTCTTAATATAATCACCGGAAGAGTCGCGCGACGAAGAAGTCAGAGTTCCTGACAACGTGCCACCATTGCTTCCAGATTTATTGACTGTAGTATAGTAGCTACTAGATAAATTATTCGCAGTAGTAAGGCTGAAATTGCTAGCATCCTTGGTCTTTACGATAAACACACGGTAATTCGAAATATTGTTGTCATTCTGCGGACGAGTGAAGCTAATCGAGATATCGCGTCCATCATCGAAATCGCTAATATCGCTAATTTTCACATTTGTTACCTCTGCAACCGAAGACGTGTTCGTTAGAGTAATCTTCGGAGAAGAATTCGATAATACGCTGGAATAAGAACCTTTCCCAACTGTAAGTACATAAGCTACATAAGGCTGGTCATTTCTAATATAGTCTCCGTCCACATCCCGTGAACTTTGAGTTAATATTATAGAACGATCCGAGCCGGCAGGTGATACTTTCGTATAATTTGAAGCGGAGACCTTCAGGGCCGACGCCTGATTAAAGCTTTTTGAAGCCTTCACAACGAGAACCCGGTAATGATCCACAAGTGATTCAGTAGACGATTTGGAGTAGGTAACCTCCAGGTCACGCCCATCTCCTTGATTACCAATATCTCTAACCGACACATAGTTCGCTGGAGAAATACTGATATTGATCGGAGTATCAGATTTAATAGATACGATCTGATTATACGAGTTCCAGTCAACATCCTGACCAAGCGCTTCACTAACAAAGCGTACTGGTACCATTGTTCTGCCATTTATTATCTGTGCAGGTACATCAAGCGTAACTCTCTCGGCATTAATTGTAGCTACCTTTGATTTAATCTTGAGAACTACCGTTGTATCTCCTTTAATTCCTGTAACGGTTTGATTCTTTCGATCCCAATCCACGTTTGCATCCAATGCCTCAAAGATTGCTCTAAGCGGCAGCATAACACGCCCTTGAACCATCACTGGCGGCTGGTCGGTCTTTAATTGAACTCCGTCCACATAAATCGTGATGGCCTTTGCCGCTTGAGCGGTCGCTGGCTGCAGCAATAACGGTACAATAAGTATCGCTGCAAGAAGTAAAGTCCATATTTTCTTCATAAATTCCCTCCTTCCTCATGCCTATCTGTTAACCTGACATGATAAATATCATCTTATAATTATAACGTACCAACAGGTAAAAGAGTTTCGTATTTTTACCCCGTAAAGAAAATTTAACCAAGAAGGTGATACCATCAGCCTTATTGGTCGTTTTCCTATATGAAATAATAAATGTAACCTCGTCGTATCTTTCTCGGCGTATTATTCATAGTACGAATGGAGAGGGTTACATTTCTATGATTATAAAACGAATCGTTATGAAGAGACGATGACTTTCTTCATTACATGGGGTTCAGGTATACCAGGACAGACTACCGCCGCGGCGAAAGCGATGGCTATTATCCCGGTCAAGCGGGCTGACCAGAACAATAGCAATTCCAAACAGAGGAACAGTAACCCACTTATTGATGCAGTAGGTACGGCTCTAAACTTAGGATTATACAGATGGACTATACGAAGCACTAGCAGCAGGCAACTCTTTTGCCGATATCGCCATATCCATTCAGAAGGCTGTAGATTCGGTCATCAGCTTGCGAGTACCTCAGTCGCAAGAACAGCTGGATCAGAAGTAGGTCGATGGGCATATCTCCGTCGAGGCGAATCAGCTGCAATCAAAAAGCTTGTCGCGATGATAAGCGACAAGCATTGCCGAGAAGTACCATATAGTCTAGCTGGATCTATAAAATGTGACTCGCTTTTTCCGTTTTATTCCACTGTCACTGATAGCTCCTTTACAAGTAGGGATGGGGAGCCATACCCAGCCGGTAGGAAGTAAAGCTCTGAGCCAGATTCTTCGATATCGTTTAAGAACTCAAAGAAGTTTCCGGCTATTGTCATTTGCTTGACAGGGGAGACAATTTTGCCATCTTGAATATGGAATCCTTTTGCTGCAACTGAAAAATCACCAGAAACCGTATTTGTACCAGAGTGAAGGCCAGATAATTCAGAAATAAGTACTCCTTCAGAGACTGATGCAATTAACTCTTCCTGTGATCGCTTACCTGGTGAAATATATAAATTTTGAGGTGCTATTGATAGAGTACCTTTATAAGAGTCTTTATGGGCATGCCCACTCGTTTCGCAGCCTTCTTTCTTTGCCGTTTTTCTATTATGCAATAGTGTTTGCAGTGTTCCATTTGAAATTATCGCCTGCTCCTTTGTTGCAACACCTTCACCGTCAAAGCTTGCTCCAGACAAAGCATCAGGATGGAATGGGGCATTCAGTAATGTTAAAGTATCTGAGGCCACTTTTTGTCCGACTTTCCCTTTTAATAAAGATTGGTCCTTTTGTGCATTTTCAGCTGACAGAATTGGCATAAAGGTACTTAGTAAAGAGGCTGTCGCATCAGAGCGTAGGATGATTGGATATTTTCCAGATGGAATCGACTTTTCACCTAAATTCGCAAGTGCTTCCTCAGCTGCTGCTCTTGCAATTTCATCAGCATTGAGAGCATGAAAATCACGTGTCATTTTCAAATAACCACCCGTTTTCAGTTCCTCACCTTCTTTGACAACTGTGGAAAGGAAGATGACTAAACCATTCTCCTTATGTGATAAGGAAAGGTTTTTACTATTCGCTAATGAACGTTCAGTACTATATTCTTGAAGGAAACAATAATCAAGCGTTACAATGCGCGAATCGTACGCACGAACTTTTTGTTCAATTAAACGAAGTAGCTCTATTTTTTCAGGAATTCCAATAGTCTCTAATTCTTCATTGTAAAATTCATATGGCGTGTATTCATTACTGCCTTCAAAAATATCTATTCCTTCATTTTCATCGAGTACATCTGCATTTGCCTTTACACTGTCGATTAAAAAGGACATCGAAACATCGTCTAGTTTTTCTGTATAGGCGTAACCCATTTTTCCGTTATGCAGCCCACGTAGACTTAGACCCCCATCCTCAGAGGTTTCATAGCTATCAATCTGTCCTTCATAAAGCATGCACTTAAAAGAGTTTTTTCGTTCAAAATATACTTCAGCCTCTTTAAAACCGGCTTCTATCGCCTTATCTAGTAATTTTTCTTGATATTCAGCAATGTTCATCAATTATTCCCCCTTTGTTCCTCCAACTGTCATTTCACTAACACGAATCATTGGCTGACCAACATTGACAGGAAGACTACCACTAATTGATCCGCACATGCCAGCACCGTGCGCAAGATTATTACTAACACGATCAACTAGCTGCAATGTTTTTGCCCCGTTGCCTATAAGCGTTGCACCACGTACGGGACGATCGATTTTTCCATCCTTCACGATATAAGCCTCCATAACCGCGAAGTTATAGTCACCAGTAGAGGGATTTACTTGCCCACCACCCATATATTTTGCATAAATTCCATATTCGGTAGCTGCAATAATTTCTTCCGGTGTAGATGTGCCTGGAGCGATATATGTGTTCGTCATTCGGGATGTTGGATTGAAACGGTAGGATTGGCGACGTGAAGAGCCAGTCGGTTCAGCATTCATACGGCGTGCATTAAATTTATCGATCATGTAACCTTTTAAAATACCATTTTCAATTAAGATGTTTTTTCGTGTTTTTTCCCCTTCATCATCAATGTTAAGAGAACCCCATTCGTTTGGAAGTGTGCCATCATCAATATATGTAACAATATCGGGGGCAACTTTTTCGCCAATACGGTTTGCAAAAACGGAATTGTTTTTAGCGACGGCTGTAGCTTCAAGTCCATGACCACAAGCCTCGTGAAAAATAACGCCACCAAATTCATTATCAATGATGACTGGGAATTTACCGCTAGGACATTCGTCGGCATGAAGCATAGTAACCGCAATACGTGCAGCTTCACCAGCATAGTGCTCTAGATTTAGATTTTCGATAAACTCAAAGCCTGCATGTGCACCAGGACCATAGAAGCCCGTTTGCATTTCTTTGCCCTCGGAGGCTGTTGCTTGGAGAGCAAGTCGACTATGAATACGTGTATCTTCTACAAATTTTCCTTCTGAGTTGGCGATTAAAACATGCTGCTCTTCGTCAAGATACCGAACTTTAACTTGACTGATGCGTTCATCATAATTTCTAGCAATGTCATTAGCCTGCCGCATGATCGTTGCTTTTCTAGCATGCTCCACACTGTTTGGTAGAATGATAATGTTATGAATTGGCGTAATAATTTCTTTTTTTAGTGGTTGAATCGTTCCAGTAGTACCGCCTTTAATGGCAAGTGCTGCTCGTTTTGCTGCTGCTAGTAAGCCTTCCTCTGAGAAATCGTTTGTGTATGTGTAAATGCTCTGAAGACCGGAAAAAATGCGTATACCAATGCCGAAGTCACGCCCTGATATACTTTGTTCAATTTTTCCACTTTGTAATGTTAATTCATTGGCAAACTTATCCTCGATGAAAACTTCGGAAAAATCGCCACCTGTAGACAGTGCCGCTTCAAGTACATTTTCAATTACTGATTGTTTAATCATATTTTTCCCTCCTTTTTTAAAGTATACCAAATAATTTAAAAATTCTGTATTTGTGAAGTGTATCACATAATTATATATATTCTATTTGTGACATTTTATGATATGGAGTATTGGTAGTTGGAAAATGTTTGCAATAAAATCATGCATTTAAATAAATTTCTATATGAGAATCAAAAATTGATTATATTTAACATCTTCTTACCCAAACTAATGAAAAGGCATAGGAAGGTGATGGAATGCAGCAACAGCAATATAGTGCAGGGGATATAGTTTTCATTTTTTATCAACATCCATTTATTGATGATGTAGTAAACATACAGGAAGCTGCAGTAGTGAACATTCCGGATAATTCAACGGAGATGGCGCTATTCCTCTTTGAGAAGTACTATCCGCTAACAAATGATATGTTAATATTTACGAGCGAAGTGGATGCTGAGCAAGCTTATCACCAATATTTTCATTGATGGAGGTAGAACATAAGAAGTCTTATAGGAACTGATTTTCCTGGAATATAAATGCGGTTTCATGCACAGCGGCCATTACACAAAGGCGAAATTGATTTGTATAATCCCAAAATTGATGGTAACGCTAACAGAGATAGCCATGAAGAAGGGGAGAAACATTATGTATTCATTTCAATCGAATTGTTGGTCAGAGCATGAGGAACTTGAGGTTGTTATGCTTTGTGCACCTTCAAAACTAGATGTACCAGATTTAACAATAGCTGAAAATGTAGGATGGAGTGCTGCTGTCAATCATGTAAAAGCAATGGAGAATTTCCTGGAATTTAAGACAACGCTAGAAAATGCGGGTGTCAAGGTGATTGATTATTCGAAAGAGCTACCAAATGATATGACAACAGTAAGTGAGCAGCTTATTAATAGGTACTTTGTCCGCGATCTTGCCTGTGTTATAGGAAATAGTATGTTCCTTGGAGAGGCAGGTAGCTCGCTAAGGCGTCCAGAGTACCCACATGCTCACTCATTATTAGAAAAGTGGTTTCCAGAGAAATTTTTAAAAGTTAAACAACCTTATACTGCTTTAGAATGTGGCGATGTGCTCATTTTAAATAAGGATGCCGTGCTTATTAATATTGGAATGAGAACAACATTAGAGGCTGTGGAAAGTATCAAGGAGCGTATCTTCCAAGAAGGATTTTCGGAAATTGCGATCATTGATTTGCCAAGACGCTCCGATACACTTCATTTAGATATGAATTGTAATGTTGCGAACGATAATCTGCTAATAGCTAAAAACTTTATGCGTTATTTTCCTGTACACGTGTTTACAGCTCAAACAAGTCGTTTTGAAATGACCGAACAATTTTTAAATCACCATGGCTTTGACGTTTACTGGCTTGAAACATATAATACAATCCCAGATATCAATTTTATCAATCTTAATCCGGAAACATTGCTGATTAGTAAGCAAGCAACGAAGCAGCAATGGACGAAGCATCCAACATTGCGTAAAAAGAATTTGATAGAAATTGACGTAACAGAGCTAGAAAAAGGGGGTGGCGGCATTCGTTGCATGACATTGCCACTGCTACGAAAGTAAGTAAAAGGCAGAAGGGTTGATTGAAATGGCATCTAAAACAAGTAAAGGGCGGATGTCTTGGTGGCAGCTCTCACTTCTCGGTATAGGATGTACACTAGGAACAGGATTTTTTCTTGGGACAAGTATGGCCATTCATAAAAGTGGTCCTGCTGTTATAATTCCTTTTTTGTTAGCGGCAATTGCTACTTATATTGTTTATGATGCTCTTGTTAAGATGTCAGTTGACAATCCAGATAAGGGATCATTCCGTACGTATGCAAAGCAAGCTTTTGGAAATTGGGCAGGATTTAGTAATGGCTGGATTTACTTGATTTCTGAGATGCTCATTATGGGTAGCCAATTGACGGCGCTTGGTATTTTTACAAGGCTTTGGTTTCCTACACTTCCATTATGGGTTGCTGCATCTATTTATGCTGCACTTGGATTAACCGTTATTCTTATGGGGATGAAGGGCTTTGAAAACTTTCAAAATATTTTTGGTGCGTTAAAGGCAGCAGCGGTTGTCATGTTTATTATAGTAGCGGTTGTCTTAATAATAAAAGGATTCAATACGGAAACAACGACACTCGATGCACTGCATGCAAATTATGAAGAATTATTCTCACAAGGTGTGAAAGGAATATGGCTTGGATTGCTATATGCCTTTTATGCATTTGGTGGAATTGAGGTTATGGGTTTAATGGTCATTGATTTAAAAAATCCTAAAGAAGCACCGAAAGCCGGAAAAGTGATGCTTATTGCTATAACTATCATTTTTCTAATGGCTATTATGCTTGCCTTGGCGCTTGTTTCTTGGAAGGACTTTAATATTAAAGAAAGCCCATTTATTACAGCGCTTAATGGTTATCACATACCTTTTTTTGCAGACATTTTTAATGGCGTTTTAATTATTGCAGGTTTTTCAACAATGGTTGCCTCTTTATATGCGGTCATCACGATTCTCATTACACTGGCAGAAGACCACGATGCTCCAGCTTCTCTGGCGAAAAAAGGGAAAATGAAGATTCCATTTCCTGCATTTCTC of Lysinibacillus agricola contains these proteins:
- a CDS encoding DUF2829 domain-containing protein, which codes for MTFEEILPRLKAGEKVIRKGWGGAELYVKVVGQSEHDGEALNPYFLINVRGEGYTMFTPTVCDLLAEDWVIVN
- a CDS encoding 3-oxoacyl-ACP reductase, which codes for MKFEEYNSKTVFVTGAASGIGQAQAIAFLENGASVFGFDLDEQGLVNLHNQFPEQFAYTVGSVCNKNDVEHAFEAAISIFKQVDILLNTAGVLDGFAKTLNTDEALWDKIMNTNVKGTFFVTNTILPHMVKRKSGVIINMASIAGLVAGGGGAAYTASKHAIVGYTKQLDLDYCREGIRANAIAPGAIQTPMNKADFEGDGEMAKWVANETPAGRWAQPSEVASLTLYLASQSADYMHGTIIPIDGGWLTK
- a CDS encoding QueT transporter family protein — its product is MNTSIVKDSSRTSVIELTKTALVAALYVAVTVLLSVISFGAVQLRLSEMFNYLALYNKRYVVAVTLGVVLANFMSPTWILDVPIGGIATFLVLILCRRVTKNITNDIVKMVITALIFAISMFTVAGQLTILYDLPFWATWFTVGVGELLSMTVGGMTIYLLNKKIDLTK
- a CDS encoding copper amine oxidase N-terminal domain-containing protein, with the protein product MKKIWTLLLAAILIVPLLLQPATAQAAKAITIYVDGVQLKTDQPPVMVQGRVMLPLRAIFEALDANVDWDRKNQTVTGIKGDTTVVLKIKSKVATINAERVTLDVPAQIINGRTMVPVRFVSEALGQDVDWNSYNQIVSIKSDTPINISISPANYVSVRDIGNQGDGRDLEVTYSKSSTESLVDHYRVLVVKASKSFNQASALKVSASNYTKVSPAGSDRSIILTQSSRDVDGDYIRNDQPYVAYVLTVGKGSYSSVLSNSSPKITLTNTSSVAEVTNVKISDISDFDDGRDISISFTRPQNDNNISNYRVFIVKTKDASNFSLTTANNLSSSYYTTVNKSGSNGGTLSGTLTSSSRDSSGDYIKNGVPYTAFVLSVSNTNSAVNKLSSASSSVTLSSNRANIPIITQVDDVNDYGDGRDLRVSFNKASDESNISSYRIFVVRASNYSNFTLTKTNSLSSSYYTQVNKTGYNITQVLSSGARDTDGYAIQNGVNYRVFVMAVAKNSGNNGLSSASNAITLYSSNVGAVSNLFASDVNDYGNGRDLYVSFTKAADESNISHYRIMVVPTAYYSSFSLSDANSVSSNNYTTVSKSGNNTYGQALSENARDVRGNYIKEGTSYRVYVLSVGYGNYSGSNALSAPTSTITLDKNYNVQAVTNLTVADVNDFGDGRDLQVTFTKPSDETNVNHYRIFVVPTAYYNSFSPSQANGSSYYTFESRGGNRTVTRTLESAKDVRGENIKEGTGYRVYVLTVANGNSSSANALSSASSAITLTKNKAVQAVSNVTASDVNDFGDGRDLQVSFNHASDASNISEYRIMVVPKNKPFNTSIASNIQFPNYTTISTSGSSTSQVLNVKATDIDGNSITNGTQYNVYVLSVGKGSSTGTFTLSSASNEVTLTNSAAVEAVTNVSLSTVGNTGTYEDIRINFDKVSNENNVTEYRVFLIPADKVGNFKLSDANKVNPQNYTSFKSNENTNGASIKMFDAFGIKINSDTTYQAIVMTVAKSGNGSLNMLSLPSTQFILQSKQDDTPAEEVKSAPSDTQS
- a CDS encoding TldD/PmbA family protein, with product MNIAEYQEKLLDKAIEAGFKEAEVYFERKNSFKCMLYEGQIDSYETSEDGGLSLRGLHNGKMGYAYTEKLDDVSMSFLIDSVKANADVLDENEGIDIFEGSNEYTPYEFYNEELETIGIPEKIELLRLIEQKVRAYDSRIVTLDYCFLQEYSTERSLANSKNLSLSHKENGLVIFLSTVVKEGEELKTGGYLKMTRDFHALNADEIARAAAEEALANLGEKSIPSGKYPIILRSDATASLLSTFMPILSAENAQKDQSLLKGKVGQKVASDTLTLLNAPFHPDALSGASFDGEGVATKEQAIISNGTLQTLLHNRKTAKKEGCETSGHAHKDSYKGTLSIAPQNLYISPGKRSQEELIASVSEGVLISELSGLHSGTNTVSGDFSVAAKGFHIQDGKIVSPVKQMTIAGNFFEFLNDIEESGSELYFLPAGYGSPSLLVKELSVTVE
- a CDS encoding TldD/PmbA family protein yields the protein MIKQSVIENVLEAALSTGGDFSEVFIEDKFANELTLQSGKIEQSISGRDFGIGIRIFSGLQSIYTYTNDFSEEGLLAAAKRAALAIKGGTTGTIQPLKKEIITPIHNIIILPNSVEHARKATIMRQANDIARNYDERISQVKVRYLDEEQHVLIANSEGKFVEDTRIHSRLALQATASEGKEMQTGFYGPGAHAGFEFIENLNLEHYAGEAARIAVTMLHADECPSGKFPVIIDNEFGGVIFHEACGHGLEATAVAKNNSVFANRIGEKVAPDIVTYIDDGTLPNEWGSLNIDDEGEKTRKNILIENGILKGYMIDKFNARRMNAEPTGSSRRQSYRFNPTSRMTNTYIAPGTSTPEEIIAATEYGIYAKYMGGGQVNPSTGDYNFAVMEAYIVKDGKIDRPVRGATLIGNGAKTLQLVDRVSNNLAHGAGMCGSISGSLPVNVGQPMIRVSEMTVGGTKGE
- a CDS encoding transcriptional regulator SplA domain-containing protein produces the protein MQQQQYSAGDIVFIFYQHPFIDDVVNIQEAAVVNIPDNSTEMALFLFEKYYPLTNDMLIFTSEVDAEQAYHQYFH
- a CDS encoding arginine deiminase family protein is translated as MYSFQSNCWSEHEELEVVMLCAPSKLDVPDLTIAENVGWSAAVNHVKAMENFLEFKTTLENAGVKVIDYSKELPNDMTTVSEQLINRYFVRDLACVIGNSMFLGEAGSSLRRPEYPHAHSLLEKWFPEKFLKVKQPYTALECGDVLILNKDAVLINIGMRTTLEAVESIKERIFQEGFSEIAIIDLPRRSDTLHLDMNCNVANDNLLIAKNFMRYFPVHVFTAQTSRFEMTEQFLNHHGFDVYWLETYNTIPDINFINLNPETLLISKQATKQQWTKHPTLRKKNLIEIDVTELEKGGGGIRCMTLPLLRK
- a CDS encoding amino acid permease, which codes for MASKTSKGRMSWWQLSLLGIGCTLGTGFFLGTSMAIHKSGPAVIIPFLLAAIATYIVYDALVKMSVDNPDKGSFRTYAKQAFGNWAGFSNGWIYLISEMLIMGSQLTALGIFTRLWFPTLPLWVAASIYAALGLTVILMGMKGFENFQNIFGALKAAAVVMFIIVAVVLIIKGFNTETTTLDALHANYEELFSQGVKGIWLGLLYAFYAFGGIEVMGLMVIDLKNPKEAPKAGKVMLIAITIIFLMAIMLALALVSWKDFNIKESPFITALNGYHIPFFADIFNGVLIIAGFSTMVASLYAVITILITLAEDHDAPASLAKKGKMKIPFPAFLFLASGLIITIVIGFLMPEKIFEYLVTAAGLMLIYNWLFILVTYRKLMKLSKWEYVKNSIGMLLIVVTVSGTLGKKTSRLGFFVSLLFIIIIGIATWIVMKRQKHGKHV